ATGGAGAGATCTACCCAGTGACAGGGATTGGAAGGGCAGCGTGTATTATCTATGCCATGGTGGGAATTCCACTCATGCTGCTAGTCATTTCAGATGTTGGAGACATTCTGGCAATGCTTGTCTCCAATGCTTACCAAAGGTTACACACTTCCTTCAAACGCCTTCACTTTCAGCTGTGGAGTCTCCGCAGAAGTCGAGAAAGTGGCACAATCCAAAACAGCACCTATACTCCCTGTCAGGACATAGCTGTGAGCAAACCACTGGACATCCGGGAGGTGATGCTCACCCAGTCATCCGTTAAGAAAAAGTCCACccagtttattaaaaatgttgcaATCTTTGAAAACATGATTGCAAGGGAGAGATTTGGTCAGAACGGACCTTTAACGCGCACATGCTCTTGCCCCCAGCTTAATCAGATGCCACCTGTACCTTCGGGGTTTAAAATGTGGGACTTTGGTTCTATTGGCCAAGAAATGGAGAGCTTGAATGTGCCTTTCACGCTGATCCTGCTGCTAGTCTTTGCTTATATACTGAGTTGGGCACTGATCCTACCGCTGTGGGAGACAGATCTGAGATGGTTCGATGCTTTCTACTTCTGCTTCATAACACTTACAACCATTGGTTTTGGTGACATTGTGCCTAAGCACCCCAAGTTTTTCATGCTGACCTTCCTCTTCATCATCACAGGCATGGCCATCATGAGCATGGCTTTCAAACTGGGCCAGTCACACATCATCAGCAGTTACCACCGCTGTATCCGCTGCCTCAGTTGCCTTGGCGTGGGAAAGAAGCGCAAGTACAAGGTTCAGGACAATTGAAAAGGGGCAAGATGCTAAAAATGTGGAGGGTTCATGGGTAAAGTCAACAGACGTTATTAACCAAAGATTTCTTTaagttttgtttactttttgttcatttaaacgATATTACTGAACTTTCCACAAGCTCCACGGAAAGTTGTAGATAGATGTGATAGACAGTGGATTTATTATAAGTATTCATGATGCATGAGAGTTGGTTTCCATTTCAGCTTTTTACATTTCTCTGTATGGAATACTGGAGATTGTTTAACTATGAGATTTGCCAATGAGTTAAAATAGACCAAAACATTGCTGTATTGTGTTTGGTCACAAgcaatttttttggttttaacttttttttttttttactgtattaccAGTCTGTCTtagcataaacatttttttccccagtaaGTTCCATATCTTATAACTTAGTTATGTTGATCTACACTTTCTAAATCACCTCACTTTAAGATGTGACTTCTCACATCAAATTGTTTATTAcatgtttattactgtatcagTAAAGTTGCTGGGATATGGTCAGTAAGAATTTGTTTATAAGGAGTGcctcagggggaaaaaaacaaaaattctagTTTTAGAATATCTAAATGAGCATTCTGTGACATAGTAAGAAAGAAGGACTCATTTTGACTCCAGGATTTCCCTGCTAACCCTAAAAATAACTTCCCAGCATCAGAGATATAGCAACAACAAAAGTTTGGAGTAACCAGCTTGGATGGTGTTCATTACAGtgctttaaattaatgtttaggATGAAAACCTTTTCAGCTCTGTTGAAGAGAAGGTATTTatcaactgatttttttttcccaaaaataaAGATTTGATCAACTTCACCTACTGCACACTATTGACCATAGCGCAAAACTAACCTGTTTGATGACTCGAATACCTGACTTGACATGATGAGTCACCTATAAATACCAAATACTGTttcaatacaatttaaaatactCATTTTCACCAAAGCCTGTTTCTAAAATTTTATCACTTGTGCTGATGGTCACAGAAGTACAGAGAATATATAACATAATGTTCTGAATTATTCTTGTTCTTGTTGTGTGATCATGACCAACAATGTTTTAGACCAAACACAGCCATTGTAAAGtgcttgattattttatttaaaacgttCATTGTTGGGAccctgatatatttttttaaacagcatagTATTTAAAAATTGCAGGTACCAGACTACATTGCATGTTTTCTGACGTGGAGGTCACTTTGCATGtgccaaataaattaaaatgcttttcagACATAACAGCGTGATGATTAGCAGTGCAATGTACAAAGCTTGGCTTTCCGAGACTAAGTGTATGAATCATGTGGTCTCAAATGGTATGGTGACATctaaaaagtataataaaaaatttaaaaaaaattaaaaccttaaataaaaaaaaaaactttttttgtacagtattattGCATACTTGTTTTTGTACTTAGAagtaaatctataaataaaagaatgctGTTATAACTGCTCTGGGTTGTGCATCTTGAGATTTATTTAAGTTGAGAAATATATCTTTTCCCTGCTTGTGTGAGATTTATGGATATATAGAGGCTTGATTAATATTATTCCACATTTACagaggttcttttttttttttttttagaaggagCTTTTTGTAATCCAACAGATTAAATgggacatttttaattaaagaaattgggAATGCAagcaattttattatatatatatatatatatatatatatatatatatatatatatatatatatatatatatatattattttatatatataattattatatatttatatactgtatgtgagtaaGGTATTGAAAATAATGCAAAGATTGgcttttttattaactgatatAGGTCATTCACATGATATAGGTCATGCACATGTTGGTACAGTAACTCTTCCTGTATGCAAAGCTTATATATACTCAACATAGTCTCTGTCACAGTTGATGGTCGCGTCCTGTGCTACAGAATGTTCATGGAGATGACACTAAATGGATGGAGAAGATAACAGAAGGGGAGAGCATCAATGAAGATAAACCATGCAGTGTGAGACCATCAATTGTGACAAAGGGGATTTCAATAGTTGGGTTCAAGAATAGCGGAAATGCATCACTTTTTGCATTACGTTTAGTACAGCCTTTATACACTACCTCCATGCATCCCCCATCCATTTAGAAACCTCtaagtccaactagggaccgtggaggccaatgatgaccattgtatttatttcccatTTTTACCTATAGTCcacattaaaacacacattcacatactacggacaatttgggaacgccagttagcctaatctgcatgtctttagagtgtgggaggaaaccagagtacatgaaggaaacccaccaagcaagttgagaatcctggaggtgcaaggcaacagtgctaaccactacagtaAGCCACCACACAAACAATGCCTTACCAGCAACCAAATGAAATTCTCAAGCTAACAGATTTGCAAAGAATTGCAATGCAtgatatatactcagcaaaaaagaaacgtcctccgTTCTTTACTCTTAGtgaacttaatgtgtaaatatttgatttgataagacataaactaaaaatgtttcacaatgtgtccctgaatgaagggaggctcaaaatcaaaagtaccagtcagtatctggtgtggccaccagctgcttgaagtactgcagtgcatctcctcctcatggactgcctattgcggacagtctgagcactgatggagggattgtgtgttcctggtgtgactcgggcagttgttgtggccatcctgtacctgtcacgcaggtgtgatattcggatgtacccatcctgtgcaggtgttgttacacgtggtcttccactgcgaggatgatcagctgtccttcctgtctccctgtagcgctgtcttaggcgtctcacagtgcggacatggcgatttatcgccctagccacatcagcagtcctcatgcctccctgcagcatgcctaatgaacgttcacgcagatgagcagggaccctgggcatctttctttgggtgtttttcacagtcggtagacaagtctctttagtgtcctgcgtttttagaactgtgaccttaaatgcctattttctgtaagctgttaagatcttaacgaccattccacaggtgcatgttaattaattgattatggttaattaaacatgcatggaaaacattgtttaaaccctttacaatgaacatctgtaaagttatttggatttttacaacattattgttgaaatacacagtcctgaaaaagggacgtttctttttttgctgagtatagaaACTCAGGGAGATTGAGTTCATCTGGAGCATAATAATTAACCCCTT
This genomic stretch from Clarias gariepinus isolate MV-2021 ecotype Netherlands chromosome 13, CGAR_prim_01v2, whole genome shotgun sequence harbors:
- the kcnk18 gene encoding potassium channel subfamily K member 18, which translates into the protein MSVPMAEGRARPAARRTAVKFLWSLFPHVVLILSLIAYAVLGALVFQLIEGNPRNDTEDYRNFVRNVVATVRNHSDQSEEVLVGAIEEKIRTDYQAVWSQSYTKWTFYGSLFFCCTVFTSVGYGEIYPVTGIGRAACIIYAMVGIPLMLLVISDVGDILAMLVSNAYQRLHTSFKRLHFQLWSLRRSRESGTIQNSTYTPCQDIAVSKPLDIREVMLTQSSVKKKSTQFIKNVAIFENMIARERFGQNGPLTRTCSCPQLNQMPPVPSGFKMWDFGSIGQEMESLNVPFTLILLLVFAYILSWALILPLWETDLRWFDAFYFCFITLTTIGFGDIVPKHPKFFMLTFLFIITGMAIMSMAFKLGQSHIISSYHRCIRCLSCLGVGKKRKYKVQDN